The following are encoded together in the Zingiber officinale cultivar Zhangliang chromosome 8A, Zo_v1.1, whole genome shotgun sequence genome:
- the LOC122012113 gene encoding uncharacterized protein LOC122012113 isoform X1 encodes MAEEIEIATQTSTPEGGDTGQKTSKGIMSDIKVDDVSKDTELNQNEEVNTMPSAEQEEQVIKKKYGGIVPKKPPLISKDHERAFFDSADWALGKQGGHAQKPKGPLEALRPKLQPTPQQQVRSRRPVYASSETEDGDNAASEGANDNNDGSDQ; translated from the exons ATGGCCGAGGAAATCGAGATCGCCACGCAAACCTCGACGCCGGAGGGAGGCGACACCGG GCAAAAGACTTCCAAGGGCATCATGTCAGACATAAAGGTTGATGATGTTTCCAAGGATACTGAATTAAACCAAAATGAGGAGGTCAATACCATGCCTTCTGCAGAACAAGAG GAGCAAGTGATAAAGAAAAAATATGGAGGAATTGTACCCAAAAAGCCACCATTGATATCCAAG GATCACGAGCGAGCTTTCTTTGACTCTGCTGATTGGGCATTAGGGAAG CAGGGAGGGCATGCTCAGAAACCCAAAGGTCCCCTTGAGGCACTTCGACCCAAGCTGCAG CCCACACCTCAGCAGCAGGTACGTTCCCGACGCCCAGTTTATGCCTCAAGTGAAACTGAAG ATGGAGATAATGCTGCTTCCGAGGGAGCGAATGACAATAACGATGGCAGTGATCAGTAA
- the LOC122012113 gene encoding uncharacterized protein LOC122012113 isoform X2, which produces MAEEIEIATQTSTPEGGDTGQKTSKGIMSDIKVDDVSKDTELNQNEEVNTMPSAEQEEQVIKKKYGGIVPKKPPLISKDHERAFFDSADWALGKGGHAQKPKGPLEALRPKLQPTPQQQVRSRRPVYASSETEDGDNAASEGANDNNDGSDQ; this is translated from the exons ATGGCCGAGGAAATCGAGATCGCCACGCAAACCTCGACGCCGGAGGGAGGCGACACCGG GCAAAAGACTTCCAAGGGCATCATGTCAGACATAAAGGTTGATGATGTTTCCAAGGATACTGAATTAAACCAAAATGAGGAGGTCAATACCATGCCTTCTGCAGAACAAGAG GAGCAAGTGATAAAGAAAAAATATGGAGGAATTGTACCCAAAAAGCCACCATTGATATCCAAG GATCACGAGCGAGCTTTCTTTGACTCTGCTGATTGGGCATTAGGGAAG GGAGGGCATGCTCAGAAACCCAAAGGTCCCCTTGAGGCACTTCGACCCAAGCTGCAG CCCACACCTCAGCAGCAGGTACGTTCCCGACGCCCAGTTTATGCCTCAAGTGAAACTGAAG ATGGAGATAATGCTGCTTCCGAGGGAGCGAATGACAATAACGATGGCAGTGATCAGTAA
- the LOC122011955 gene encoding protein DEHYDRATION-INDUCED 19-like, giving the protein MDSDLWISRLAAAKRHYSTQHQQNVQSDRLSIDEFEMEEELRPDFTCPYCYEDHDISSLCSHIEEEHAFESTAAVCPICSIKVAKDMLNHITLQHGHIFKLQRRRRLRRFAIPSNQTLSLLGRDLREAHLQILLGNAGRRTNNNEESNIASDSFLSSLFMNFPTSEVEESSKPSTDDNAFLKTESDLPSFISGLNSSLTHEQKEQRRKQATVRATFVQDLLFSTLFDD; this is encoded by the exons ATGGATTCCGATCTCTGGATCTCTCGCCTTGCAGCCGCAAAGAGGCATTACTCGACCCAGCATCAACAGAATGTTCAATCAG ATCGTTTGAGCATCGACGAATTTGAGATGGAGGAGGAGCTCCGTCCCGATTTCACCTGCCCGTATTGCTACGAGGATCACGACATCTCGTCCCTGTGTTCCCATATTGAAGAGGAGCACGCGTTCGAATCTACTGCTGCT GTTTGCCCGATCTGCTCTATTAAGGTTGCAAAAGACATGCTGAATCATATCACTCTTCAACATGGGCACATATTCAAG TTGCAGAGACGTCGAAGGTTACGCAGATTTGCCATCCCTAGCAATCAGACACTTTCTCTTTTGGGGAGGGACCTTCGTGAGGCTCATCTGCAGATTCTTTTGGGAAATGCTGGTCGTAGAACAAACAACAATGAGGAGTCCAACATAGCTTCTGATTCATTTCTTTCATCACTTTTTATGAACTTTCCAACATCTGAGGTAGAAGAATCATCAAAGCCATCCACTGATGACAATGCATTTCTGAAAACGGAATCAGATCTACCCTCTTTCATATCCGG TTTGAACTCTTCATTAACACACGAGCAAAAGGAACAAAGGCGAAAACAGGCCACAGTTCGAGCAACATTTGTGCAAGACCTACTTTTCTCCACTCTTTTTGATGATTAA
- the LOC122011950 gene encoding interactor of constitutive active ROPs 4-like isoform X1: MGSRGSSDAPQRPSPRAPLHLRSTACSEANSARRRAVTAVDGGAKVSPRGGPQEQRKRTTRAAELETKLSKAQVELKKLREQLAEAEAAKREAERALAKAKKRVPAATLAKKRKEEQLALSRDSQPEGVRKNDTVEESVTSPATMDVFEVVVPSESVLTEDEADSEQKKEGEKKEKKAMIDKTERSENNGSAAAAVEEAEERKKEDEKKNEEDEIGIWKAKLLEKEKEVAILLEENAIFKTRAEEEAKQIADSARSKQEEITAKLNSMAEQLKESKTKEKQLAAQLETAEGAKATLEMELKRLKVQTEQWRKAAEAAAEALATGDAVGGDEMGGRKVAERCRSMDKHVGGGGYGIWGSPLTDGDDVDDEDGGGGRKKGTGVRMFGNLWKKNQQK, translated from the exons ATGGGAAGTAGGGGATCGTCGGACGCGCCACAGAGGCCGTCTCCCCGCGCGCCGCTGCACCTGCGGAGCACCGCCTGCTCCGAGGCCAACAGCGCGCGCCGCCGGGCGGTTACGGCCGTCGACGGCGGCGCAAAGGTGTCCCCTCGCGGGGGACCACAGGAG CAGAGGAAGCGGACCACGAGGGCGGCGGAACTGGAGACGAAGCTGAGCAAAGCGCAGGTGGAGCTCAAGAAGCTGAGGGAGCAGCTTGCCGAGGCGGAAGCTGCCAAGCGCGAAGCGGAGCGAGCCCTTGCGAAGGCCAAGAAGCGTGTCCCTGCTGCTACCTTGGCCAAGAAAAGAAAAGAGGAGCAGCTTGCTCTTTCTCGGGATTCTCAACCGGAAGGTGTTCGAAAAAATGACACAGTAGAGGAGAGCGTCACTTCGCCGGCGACGATGGATGTGTTTGAAGTGGTAGTGCCGTCTGAGTCCGTTCTCACAGAGGATGAAGCTGACAGCGAGCAAAAGAAAGagggggagaagaaggagaagaaggcaaTGATCGACAAAACAGAGAGAAGCGAGAACAATGGAAGTGCTGCTGCAGCAGTGGAGGAAGCAGAAGAGCGGAAGAAAGAGGATGAGAAGAAGAACGAGGAGGATGAAATCGGCATCTGGAAAGCCAAGCTTTTGGAGAAGGAAAAGGAAGTGGCAATCCTGCTGGAAGAAAACGCAATCTTTAAGACCAGAGCAGAGGAGGAAGCCAAGCAAATTGCAGACTCTGCTCgatccaaacaagaagaaatcaCGGCAAAGCTGAATTCAATGGCGGAACAACTCAAAGAAAGTAAAACCAAAGAGAAGCAGCTGGCGGCTCAACTGGAGACGGCTGAAGGAGCCAAAGCAACACTGGAGATGGAACTGAAGCGGCTGAAGGTGCAAACCGAACAATGGCGGAAGGCGGCCGAAGCCGCGGCAGAAGCTCTGGCAACTGGAGATGCGGTCGGAGGTGATGAAATGGGTGGGAGGAAGGTGGCGGAGCGCTGCAGGTCTATGGACAAACACGTCGGAGGTGGCGGCTACGGCATCTGGGGATCACCGTTGACAGATGGAGATGACGTGGACGACGAGGATGGCGGCGGTGGGAGAAAGAAGGGTACGGGCGTGCGGATGTTCGGAAACCTTTGGAAGAAGAACCAGCAAAAGTGA
- the LOC122011950 gene encoding interactor of constitutive active ROPs 4-like isoform X2 gives MGSRGSSDAPQRPSPRAPLHLRSTACSEANSARRRAVTAVDGGAKVSPRGGPQERKRTTRAAELETKLSKAQVELKKLREQLAEAEAAKREAERALAKAKKRVPAATLAKKRKEEQLALSRDSQPEGVRKNDTVEESVTSPATMDVFEVVVPSESVLTEDEADSEQKKEGEKKEKKAMIDKTERSENNGSAAAAVEEAEERKKEDEKKNEEDEIGIWKAKLLEKEKEVAILLEENAIFKTRAEEEAKQIADSARSKQEEITAKLNSMAEQLKESKTKEKQLAAQLETAEGAKATLEMELKRLKVQTEQWRKAAEAAAEALATGDAVGGDEMGGRKVAERCRSMDKHVGGGGYGIWGSPLTDGDDVDDEDGGGGRKKGTGVRMFGNLWKKNQQK, from the exons ATGGGAAGTAGGGGATCGTCGGACGCGCCACAGAGGCCGTCTCCCCGCGCGCCGCTGCACCTGCGGAGCACCGCCTGCTCCGAGGCCAACAGCGCGCGCCGCCGGGCGGTTACGGCCGTCGACGGCGGCGCAAAGGTGTCCCCTCGCGGGGGACCACAGGAG AGGAAGCGGACCACGAGGGCGGCGGAACTGGAGACGAAGCTGAGCAAAGCGCAGGTGGAGCTCAAGAAGCTGAGGGAGCAGCTTGCCGAGGCGGAAGCTGCCAAGCGCGAAGCGGAGCGAGCCCTTGCGAAGGCCAAGAAGCGTGTCCCTGCTGCTACCTTGGCCAAGAAAAGAAAAGAGGAGCAGCTTGCTCTTTCTCGGGATTCTCAACCGGAAGGTGTTCGAAAAAATGACACAGTAGAGGAGAGCGTCACTTCGCCGGCGACGATGGATGTGTTTGAAGTGGTAGTGCCGTCTGAGTCCGTTCTCACAGAGGATGAAGCTGACAGCGAGCAAAAGAAAGagggggagaagaaggagaagaaggcaaTGATCGACAAAACAGAGAGAAGCGAGAACAATGGAAGTGCTGCTGCAGCAGTGGAGGAAGCAGAAGAGCGGAAGAAAGAGGATGAGAAGAAGAACGAGGAGGATGAAATCGGCATCTGGAAAGCCAAGCTTTTGGAGAAGGAAAAGGAAGTGGCAATCCTGCTGGAAGAAAACGCAATCTTTAAGACCAGAGCAGAGGAGGAAGCCAAGCAAATTGCAGACTCTGCTCgatccaaacaagaagaaatcaCGGCAAAGCTGAATTCAATGGCGGAACAACTCAAAGAAAGTAAAACCAAAGAGAAGCAGCTGGCGGCTCAACTGGAGACGGCTGAAGGAGCCAAAGCAACACTGGAGATGGAACTGAAGCGGCTGAAGGTGCAAACCGAACAATGGCGGAAGGCGGCCGAAGCCGCGGCAGAAGCTCTGGCAACTGGAGATGCGGTCGGAGGTGATGAAATGGGTGGGAGGAAGGTGGCGGAGCGCTGCAGGTCTATGGACAAACACGTCGGAGGTGGCGGCTACGGCATCTGGGGATCACCGTTGACAGATGGAGATGACGTGGACGACGAGGATGGCGGCGGTGGGAGAAAGAAGGGTACGGGCGTGCGGATGTTCGGAAACCTTTGGAAGAAGAACCAGCAAAAGTGA
- the LOC122011953 gene encoding trihelix transcription factor ASIL2-like → MDSTTKPPNPALPYREDCWSEGETSVLVDAWGDRYIELNRGNLRQKHWQEVADAVNSRSGAGRRPARTDVQCKNRIDTLKKKYKVEKARISAGAESQWPFFIRLDVLIGSSPPPKKPPSSPPLALPLPFHRKGSLLPAATAVRSAEPKGKRSAATALSVDNPILRRAAAAAEAAAEDIKDEDEVGSDSPSRSSSRSAKDWKKPKEGEGNGIRELARAITRFAEIYERVEGAKQRQMMELEKQRMEFTKTLEFQKMQLIVDTQVQIAKIKRAKRSGTDGYL, encoded by the exons ATGGATTCGACGACGAAGCCACCGAATCCGGCGCTGCCTTACCGGGAGGATTGCTGGAGCGAAGGCGAGACGTCGGTGCTGGTCGACGCCTGGGGCGATCGCTACATCGAGCTCAATCGCGGGAACCTGCGCCAGAAGCACTGGCAGGAGGTCGCCGACGCCGTGAACTCTCGCTCAGGCGCTGGCCGCCGCCCGGCCCGCACCGACGTCCAGTGCAAGAACCGGATCGACACCCTGAAGAAGAAGTACAAGGTCGAGAAGGCCCGGATCTCCGCCGGCGCCGAAAGCCAGTGGCCATTCTTCATCCGTCTCGACGTCCTCATTGGGTCCTCCCCGCCCCCAAAGAAGCCCCCTTCCTCGCCGCCGCTCGCCCTTCCGCTCCCCTTCCACCGCAAGGGCTCCCTGTTGCCTGCTGCCACCGCCGTGCGCTCGGCGGAACCAAAGGGGAAGCGGTCGGCCGCCACGGCGTTATCCGTGGACAATCCGATCTTGAGGCGAGCGGCCGCAGCTGCCGAGGCTGCGGCAGAGGACATCAAAGATGAGGACGAGGTGGGATCTGATTCGCCGTCAAGATCGTCCTCAAGATCGGCAAAAGATTGGAAAAAGCCGAAGGAAGGAGAAGGAAACGGGATTCGAGAGTTAGCCAGGGCGATCACAAGGTTTGCAGAGATCTATGAGAgggtggaaggagcaaaacagAGGCAGATGATGGAACTAGAGAAGCAACGAATGGAGTTCACGAAGACACTCGAATTCCAGAAAATGCAACTCATCGTGGACACACAAGTACAGATTGCTAAAATCAAGCGCGCCAAAAGATCGGGCACCG ACGGCTATTTGTAG
- the LOC122011954 gene encoding multiprotein-bridging factor 1a-like isoform X1 codes for MNSATSCELPKLALPARLRVADGEGRIGIRTSTLTARGHPMTEKSEEDHPRRLSLSSVLLKKGEVERLTSRASGVPSVGFLPKETLPSGLLVSLFKTLTSEGGIVDRFRSGVGGGAIAMSGTGPISQDWEPIVLRKKSPTAAAKKDEKAVNAARRSGAEIETIKKYDAGTNRASSSSKPLNTRKLDEETENLSHEHVSSELKKNLMRARLDKKLTQSQLAQLINEKPQVIQEYESGKAIPNQQIITKLERVLGVKLRGKK; via the exons ATGAATTCGGCGACGAGTTGCGAACTTCCCAAATTGGCCCTGCCCGCGAGGCTACGTGTCGCTGATGGAGAGGGTAGAATTGGGATTCGAACTAGCACACTAACAGCGCGTGGTCATCCGATGACAGAGAAGTCAGAAGAGGACCACCCACGCCGGTTGTCGTTGTCCTCGGTGCTGCTGAAGAAAGGCGAAG TTGAACGCTTGACCTCGCGTGCCTCAGGCGTGCCGTCGGTTGGCTTTCTCCCCAAGGAAACTCTTCCTTCTGGCCTCCTTGTTTCTCTCTTTAAAACCCTAACCAGCGAAGGCGGCATCGTCGATCGGTTTCGATCAGGGGTGGGTGGAGGCGCTATTGCGATGTCGGGGACTGGTCCGATCTCGCAGGATTGGGAGCCCATCGTGCTCCGCAAGAAGTCGCCCACAGCCGCCGCCAAGAAGGATGAAAAGGCCGTCAACGCCGCACGCCGCAGCGGTGCCGAAATCGAGACCATCAAGAAGT ACGATGCTGGAACGAACAGGGCTTCTTCAAGTAGCAAGCCTCTGAATACGAGGAAGCTCGACGAGGAAACTGAGAATCTTTCTC ATGAACACGTGTCAAGTGAACTGAAGAAGAATCTGATGCGAGCTCGACTGGACAAGAAGTTGACGCAGAGCCAACTTGCACAG CTAATCAATGAGAAGCCCCAAGTGATCCAAGAATACGAGTCAGGAAAGGCTATTCCAAATCAACAGATAATTACCAAACTTGAAAGGGTGCTTGGAGTTAAACTGAGAGGTAAAAAGTAA
- the LOC122011954 gene encoding multiprotein-bridging factor 1a-like isoform X2: MNSATSCELPKLALPARLRVADGEGRIGIRTSTLTARGHPMTEKSEEDHPRRLSLSSVLLKKGEGVPSVGFLPKETLPSGLLVSLFKTLTSEGGIVDRFRSGVGGGAIAMSGTGPISQDWEPIVLRKKSPTAAAKKDEKAVNAARRSGAEIETIKKYDAGTNRASSSSKPLNTRKLDEETENLSHEHVSSELKKNLMRARLDKKLTQSQLAQLINEKPQVIQEYESGKAIPNQQIITKLERVLGVKLRGKK, from the exons ATGAATTCGGCGACGAGTTGCGAACTTCCCAAATTGGCCCTGCCCGCGAGGCTACGTGTCGCTGATGGAGAGGGTAGAATTGGGATTCGAACTAGCACACTAACAGCGCGTGGTCATCCGATGACAGAGAAGTCAGAAGAGGACCACCCACGCCGGTTGTCGTTGTCCTCGGTGCTGCTGAAGAAAGGCGAAG GCGTGCCGTCGGTTGGCTTTCTCCCCAAGGAAACTCTTCCTTCTGGCCTCCTTGTTTCTCTCTTTAAAACCCTAACCAGCGAAGGCGGCATCGTCGATCGGTTTCGATCAGGGGTGGGTGGAGGCGCTATTGCGATGTCGGGGACTGGTCCGATCTCGCAGGATTGGGAGCCCATCGTGCTCCGCAAGAAGTCGCCCACAGCCGCCGCCAAGAAGGATGAAAAGGCCGTCAACGCCGCACGCCGCAGCGGTGCCGAAATCGAGACCATCAAGAAGT ACGATGCTGGAACGAACAGGGCTTCTTCAAGTAGCAAGCCTCTGAATACGAGGAAGCTCGACGAGGAAACTGAGAATCTTTCTC ATGAACACGTGTCAAGTGAACTGAAGAAGAATCTGATGCGAGCTCGACTGGACAAGAAGTTGACGCAGAGCCAACTTGCACAG CTAATCAATGAGAAGCCCCAAGTGATCCAAGAATACGAGTCAGGAAAGGCTATTCCAAATCAACAGATAATTACCAAACTTGAAAGGGTGCTTGGAGTTAAACTGAGAGGTAAAAAGTAA
- the LOC122011952 gene encoding transcription factor bHLH68-like isoform X4, whose translation MNRGGAHHHSHHQHESSLVQQMMIERSPNPSLQWSINDLMMMPPQEMPNLLSSTASLPSPMKFPKFLKTLNPMIPCHDLRSRELPAEYSWSQLLLGNLVEEGCTYAPIYGSSTDAKGLSDHELKEDEEEHGYSVNDCVHFKDPRREDDQGASRSPWSSTTQVVAASSPRSCVTTSFSSNNILDFSNGSRPTHRKQNHQVDHSSPDQWNGNYSGASFKKARVQASSVMSPLKVRKEKLGDRIAALHQLVSPFGKALSSPYLGRASRNNTNSHRHLQLEEEEKDLRSRGLCLVPASFTLQVEKDNAADFWAANLGTGFMMGN comes from the exons ATGAATAGAGGAGGAGCTCATCATCACAGCCATCATCAACATGAGAGTTCCTTGGTGCAGCAAATGATGATAGAGAGATCACCAAACCCTAGCTTGCAGTGGAGCATCAATGACCTGATGATGATGCCACCTCAGGAGATGCCTAATCTATTATCCTCCACTGCTTCCTTGCCTTCCCCCATGAAATTTCCAAAGTTCTTGAAGACACTTAACCCCATGATCCCTTGCCATGATCTCAGATCAAGAGAGCTACCAGCTGAGTACTCATGGAGCCAACTCTTGCT GGGGAATTTGGTAGAGGAAGGCTGCACATATGCTCCAATATATGGATCATCTACTGATGCTAAAGGTTTGAGTGATCATGAACTCAAGGAAGACGAAGAAGAACATGGCTACAGTGTCAATGATTGTGTCCATTTTAAAGATCCTCGTCGAGAAGATGATCAGGGAGCAAGTAGATCTCCATGGAGTAGTACTACCCAAGTTGTGGCAGCCTCCTCTCCTAGGTCTTGCGTCACTACAAGCTTCAGCAGCAACAATATTTTGGACTTCTCAAATGGCAGCAGACCAACACACAGAAAGCAAAATCACCAAGTAGATCACTCATCGCCTGATCAG TGGAATGGCAACTATAGTGGTGCATCTTTCAAGAAGGCTAGGGTTCAAGCCTCCTCAGTAATGTCACCTCTCAAG GTTAGAAAGGAGAAGCTGGGAGATCGAATAGCAGCTCTACATCAGCTAGTTTCTCCATTTGGGAAG GCTCTGAGCTCCCCGTACCTTGGCAGAGCATCAAGGAACAATACCAACAGCCACAGACACCTCCAACTG gaggaggaagagaaggactTGAGGAGCAGAGGACTGTGCCTGGTGCCTGCTTCATTCACGTTGCAAGTAGAGAAAGACAACGCAGCTGATTTCTGGGCTGCAAATTTAGGAACGGGATTTATGATGGGAAACTAA
- the LOC122011952 gene encoding transcription factor bHLH68-like isoform X2, with the protein MNRGGAHHHSHHQHESSLVQQMMIERSPNPSLQWSINDLMMMPPQEMPNLLSSTASLPSPMKFPKFLKTLNPMIPCHDLRSRELPAEYSWSQLLLGNLVEEGCTYAPIYGSSTDAKGLSDHELKEDEEEHGYSVNDCVHFKDPRREDDQGASRSPWSSTTQVVAASSPRSCVTTSFSSNNILDFSNGSRPTHRKQNHQVDHSSPDQWNGNYSGASFKKARVQASSVMSPLKVRKEKLGDRIAALHQLVSPFGKTDTASVLLEAIGYIRFLHGQIQALSSPYLGRASRNNTNSHRHLQLEEEEKDLRSRGLCLVPASFTLQVEKDNAADFWAANLGTGFMMGN; encoded by the exons ATGAATAGAGGAGGAGCTCATCATCACAGCCATCATCAACATGAGAGTTCCTTGGTGCAGCAAATGATGATAGAGAGATCACCAAACCCTAGCTTGCAGTGGAGCATCAATGACCTGATGATGATGCCACCTCAGGAGATGCCTAATCTATTATCCTCCACTGCTTCCTTGCCTTCCCCCATGAAATTTCCAAAGTTCTTGAAGACACTTAACCCCATGATCCCTTGCCATGATCTCAGATCAAGAGAGCTACCAGCTGAGTACTCATGGAGCCAACTCTTGCT GGGGAATTTGGTAGAGGAAGGCTGCACATATGCTCCAATATATGGATCATCTACTGATGCTAAAGGTTTGAGTGATCATGAACTCAAGGAAGACGAAGAAGAACATGGCTACAGTGTCAATGATTGTGTCCATTTTAAAGATCCTCGTCGAGAAGATGATCAGGGAGCAAGTAGATCTCCATGGAGTAGTACTACCCAAGTTGTGGCAGCCTCCTCTCCTAGGTCTTGCGTCACTACAAGCTTCAGCAGCAACAATATTTTGGACTTCTCAAATGGCAGCAGACCAACACACAGAAAGCAAAATCACCAAGTAGATCACTCATCGCCTGATCAG TGGAATGGCAACTATAGTGGTGCATCTTTCAAGAAGGCTAGGGTTCAAGCCTCCTCAGTAATGTCACCTCTCAAG GTTAGAAAGGAGAAGCTGGGAGATCGAATAGCAGCTCTACATCAGCTAGTTTCTCCATTTGGGAAG ACTGACACTGCGTCTGTATTACTAGAAGCCATTGGCTACATCAGATTCCTCCACGGTCAAATTCAG GCTCTGAGCTCCCCGTACCTTGGCAGAGCATCAAGGAACAATACCAACAGCCACAGACACCTCCAACTG gaggaggaagagaaggactTGAGGAGCAGAGGACTGTGCCTGGTGCCTGCTTCATTCACGTTGCAAGTAGAGAAAGACAACGCAGCTGATTTCTGGGCTGCAAATTTAGGAACGGGATTTATGATGGGAAACTAA
- the LOC122011952 gene encoding transcription factor bHLH68-like isoform X3, with translation MNRGGAHHHSHHQHESSLVQQMMIERSPNPSLQWSINDLMMMPPQEMPNLLSSTASLPSPMKFPKFLKTLNPMIPCHDLRSRELPAEYSWSQLLLGNLVEEGCTYAPIYGSSTDAKGLSDHELKEDEEEHGYSVNDCVHFKDPRREDDQGASRSPWSSTTQVVAASSPRSCVTTSFSSNNILDFSNGSRPTHRKQNHQVDHSSPDQWNGNYSGASFKKARVQASSVMSPLKVRKEKLGDRIAALHQLVSPFGKALSSPYLGRASRNNTNSHRHLQLEEEEEEEEEKDLRSRGLCLVPASFTLQVEKDNAADFWAANLGTGFMMGN, from the exons ATGAATAGAGGAGGAGCTCATCATCACAGCCATCATCAACATGAGAGTTCCTTGGTGCAGCAAATGATGATAGAGAGATCACCAAACCCTAGCTTGCAGTGGAGCATCAATGACCTGATGATGATGCCACCTCAGGAGATGCCTAATCTATTATCCTCCACTGCTTCCTTGCCTTCCCCCATGAAATTTCCAAAGTTCTTGAAGACACTTAACCCCATGATCCCTTGCCATGATCTCAGATCAAGAGAGCTACCAGCTGAGTACTCATGGAGCCAACTCTTGCT GGGGAATTTGGTAGAGGAAGGCTGCACATATGCTCCAATATATGGATCATCTACTGATGCTAAAGGTTTGAGTGATCATGAACTCAAGGAAGACGAAGAAGAACATGGCTACAGTGTCAATGATTGTGTCCATTTTAAAGATCCTCGTCGAGAAGATGATCAGGGAGCAAGTAGATCTCCATGGAGTAGTACTACCCAAGTTGTGGCAGCCTCCTCTCCTAGGTCTTGCGTCACTACAAGCTTCAGCAGCAACAATATTTTGGACTTCTCAAATGGCAGCAGACCAACACACAGAAAGCAAAATCACCAAGTAGATCACTCATCGCCTGATCAG TGGAATGGCAACTATAGTGGTGCATCTTTCAAGAAGGCTAGGGTTCAAGCCTCCTCAGTAATGTCACCTCTCAAG GTTAGAAAGGAGAAGCTGGGAGATCGAATAGCAGCTCTACATCAGCTAGTTTCTCCATTTGGGAAG GCTCTGAGCTCCCCGTACCTTGGCAGAGCATCAAGGAACAATACCAACAGCCACAGACACCTCCAACTG gaggaagaggaagaggaggaggaagagaaggactTGAGGAGCAGAGGACTGTGCCTGGTGCCTGCTTCATTCACGTTGCAAGTAGAGAAAGACAACGCAGCTGATTTCTGGGCTGCAAATTTAGGAACGGGATTTATGATGGGAAACTAA
- the LOC122011952 gene encoding transcription factor bHLH68-like isoform X1: protein MNRGGAHHHSHHQHESSLVQQMMIERSPNPSLQWSINDLMMMPPQEMPNLLSSTASLPSPMKFPKFLKTLNPMIPCHDLRSRELPAEYSWSQLLLGNLVEEGCTYAPIYGSSTDAKGLSDHELKEDEEEHGYSVNDCVHFKDPRREDDQGASRSPWSSTTQVVAASSPRSCVTTSFSSNNILDFSNGSRPTHRKQNHQVDHSSPDQWNGNYSGASFKKARVQASSVMSPLKVRKEKLGDRIAALHQLVSPFGKTDTASVLLEAIGYIRFLHGQIQALSSPYLGRASRNNTNSHRHLQLEEEEEEEEEKDLRSRGLCLVPASFTLQVEKDNAADFWAANLGTGFMMGN from the exons ATGAATAGAGGAGGAGCTCATCATCACAGCCATCATCAACATGAGAGTTCCTTGGTGCAGCAAATGATGATAGAGAGATCACCAAACCCTAGCTTGCAGTGGAGCATCAATGACCTGATGATGATGCCACCTCAGGAGATGCCTAATCTATTATCCTCCACTGCTTCCTTGCCTTCCCCCATGAAATTTCCAAAGTTCTTGAAGACACTTAACCCCATGATCCCTTGCCATGATCTCAGATCAAGAGAGCTACCAGCTGAGTACTCATGGAGCCAACTCTTGCT GGGGAATTTGGTAGAGGAAGGCTGCACATATGCTCCAATATATGGATCATCTACTGATGCTAAAGGTTTGAGTGATCATGAACTCAAGGAAGACGAAGAAGAACATGGCTACAGTGTCAATGATTGTGTCCATTTTAAAGATCCTCGTCGAGAAGATGATCAGGGAGCAAGTAGATCTCCATGGAGTAGTACTACCCAAGTTGTGGCAGCCTCCTCTCCTAGGTCTTGCGTCACTACAAGCTTCAGCAGCAACAATATTTTGGACTTCTCAAATGGCAGCAGACCAACACACAGAAAGCAAAATCACCAAGTAGATCACTCATCGCCTGATCAG TGGAATGGCAACTATAGTGGTGCATCTTTCAAGAAGGCTAGGGTTCAAGCCTCCTCAGTAATGTCACCTCTCAAG GTTAGAAAGGAGAAGCTGGGAGATCGAATAGCAGCTCTACATCAGCTAGTTTCTCCATTTGGGAAG ACTGACACTGCGTCTGTATTACTAGAAGCCATTGGCTACATCAGATTCCTCCACGGTCAAATTCAG GCTCTGAGCTCCCCGTACCTTGGCAGAGCATCAAGGAACAATACCAACAGCCACAGACACCTCCAACTG gaggaagaggaagaggaggaggaagagaaggactTGAGGAGCAGAGGACTGTGCCTGGTGCCTGCTTCATTCACGTTGCAAGTAGAGAAAGACAACGCAGCTGATTTCTGGGCTGCAAATTTAGGAACGGGATTTATGATGGGAAACTAA